Part of the Calditrichota bacterium genome is shown below.
AACCTTTTTCATCCGGCAAAGAATAAAAATAGCCGCCTTTTTGTAGGGATAGATTTCCTGAAACAAATCCAAAACGGCATTCATGAGTGAGTAAATCTGAAGATTCGAGGATATAATTTTCCAGAGCGAACGTGTAATTTCTTTTTCCTGACTGGCTAATAATCTGACTTTCATGGCGGTCCGTTAGATATTTGCTTCTGTAAGATTTTTCTCTTCAATTTTTATGATATAATCTAAGAGAAGTTTCGATAAAACTCCAATCAAAGTTCCGGAAACAATCGATACAAGTGTAAGATACGGAAACAACCAGAAAAGTTCACCGCTTCGCACAAATAAAAAATAGGCCAAAATCAACTGGCTTGTATTGTGGGTAAACGCCCCCAAAATACTGTTGCCCACAATTGAAATTCCCCGGCCATAGGTTTTGACAACGCCCATCACCGCCGTGGCCAGTACGCCGCCCGTCAATGCAAAATAAAAAACAGGATTAAAGAATCCGCCAAACAAGAGGGCCGTAATGAATATCCGAAGCAGCACGACCCAAAAGGCCGCTTCAACATCGAATAGATACAGGGCCAGAAGGGTTGCAATGTGCGACAACCCGATTTTGCCGCCGGGCAAAGGCTGAGGCAAAAAGCTTTCAATTCCGAAGAGCAGTAATCCGCTGGCTGTTAATAATGACA
Proteins encoded:
- a CDS encoding Gx transporter family protein, which produces MRRDSLKKWIILSLLTASGLLLFGIESFLPQPLPGGKIGLSHIATLLALYLFDVEAAFWVVLLRIFITALLFGGFFNPVFYFALTGGVLATAVMGVVKTYGRGISIVGNSILGAFTHNTSQLILAYFLFVRSGELFWLFPYLTLVSIVSGTLIGVLSKLLLDYIIKIEEKNLTEANI